CTTCGGCGGGGGCGTCGCTTCTCATGGGGTGTTCGTCGTTTCCTCGGACGACCACATGTCACGGCGTGCGGCGGTCGATTTCAGCAAACGCGAGGCGAGAATCCCGACGGCCAGTCCGGCGCCCACAACGGCCAACGGCTGCTGGCGGCTGAACTGCTCGGCATCGGCGACCATCTGTTTGAGGGGCGTACCTTCAATATAGGATCCGACGCGATCGACCACATCGGCGCCGCGCTCGGCGAAGTCGGCGGCCATCGCCGTCGTCGGATCGTTACGCAGCTGGTCCGCAACCGTGCGAATCGTCTGCGCCGTCGTGCGAATCCGCCGCCCTGAATCCGCGGAGCGGCTCTCAATTTGCTCGGTGACGTAGCTGGAAAAATCAGTTGTGCTCATAGGCGACATGGTACCCGCGATTGGGGGAGCCGAACCAAGCAACCTGCGACCCCGCTACTGGTCGTCGGGGGCGAAATAGTTTTCGGCGCGGTTGTGCATGAAAAAATTCGGCGGCTTTGGCGCCGCTATATTTGCGAACCGGCGCGGTTTTCGATTGAAGTCGAAGCAGTCGGTGGCCGGCGAGGCGGCCCGCGCGTCGGCATCCGACATCTGCCGCAGGCCGAACAGATCTTCGGCGAACCGTAACACGCTCGCCGTCTCGTACTGCACGTGCGACACGTGATGGTGCTTTGCGTAGGGCGAGATCACCAGCAGCGGCACGCGGAAACCGGTGCTGTCACGTCCCAGGTACGGCGGGGCGACGTGATCGTAGAGGCCGCCCCAATCGTCCCATTGCACGAAGATCGCCGTCGAATTCCAGAACTTGCTTTTGCCGACCGTGTCAACGAGTGCGGCGACCCATGAGGGTCCGTAATTTCCCGGGCAATTGACGTGGTCGGAGTCGTCGCAGACCGGCGTGATCCAAGTGAAGTTGGCGAGGTGACCGGCGCGTACGTCGGTGATGAACTTCCAATTCGGTGAAACGACGTACTTCCAATCGGCGCCATAACGAATGTGCCGGATCGCGCGAAAGCTCGACCAGGCGGTTCCGTCGCCGCTCGAGGGGCTGCCGTAGGTAGCCGCATAGAAGCGCCATGACAGCTTCGCGGCGTCGACTTCGTCGGCGAGCGTCGTGTAATCGTAGCACGGATGGATTGAGGGTCCGTCAGGATTGCGAGTTATCGTGATCGTCGCAACGGTATCGTATTTTCCGCCGCCGCAGCCCCATTCGCCGGTTGGCAAGTCGTCGCTCCACGCAGCTTGCGCGGCGATGACGTATTGGTGCGCGACGAAGCTCTCGTCCAACTGGGATTGAAACATCCGATCGGCGACGACCCACTCGGCGGCCATGTCCCAGTAGGGCTTCGACTCATTATGCGGCACGTAAACGTATTCGGGGTTCTTGGGGCCGCCGTACGAGGTCTCATTGTTGAATCCGTTCATGCGGCATCCCGTGCCTCGAACGATTCCGGTTCCATTGCAGGCGGCGTACATCGCTTGGACCGAGTGGTCGATTTCGTAGGGGTCGCCGAGCCGCCGCGGCTGCAATCTGATTTTCTGGCCGTGCGAATTCTCGCCGACGGGGACGGTATCGGCGCCTGGATAGCCCTGAAACATGTTGTCGAAACTACGATTCTCTTGCACGATGTAGATGACGTGCGTTATTTTTCCGGCTCCGGTCTCGCTGAGCGAGTGAAGCGCGGAGTCGCTTTGCATGTAGGGCAGCGAGGATTGCGAGCCGACCGAACACGCGGAAAAGACCATTGCGCTTGCAACGGCAAGGAGCGCAGAACGTCGGAGATGCGGCGTTTTCATAACAACAGTCCTCGCTCTTACAACGGAACGATGATTGGAACGGTTCGCGCCGGGCGGATGATAGGCCCGCGTTCAGAAGAAGAGTACATGAGTTGTCCGAGGCCAACGGGGCGGCCGGTCGGCGCTTCGACAGGCTCGCCCTTCGACAGGCTCAGGGTGACAAGATGTTGACGGGCTCGCCCTTCGACAGGCTCGCCCTTCGACAAGCTCAGGGTGACAAGAAGTTGCGGCGTTTCTAATCGAGGAGTGGTCTCTTGAATTCGTTTTATCGTCAGATTTTGTGCGGTAGCGTTGCATTTGCAATGCTGACTGCGTGCGGCGGCCTTCGACAGGCGCAGAATGACACGATGCTGCCATCGGCGTCGGGCAGCTCGCAGCGCGTCGCCTTCGAGGGACGCCGCTCTTCGGGATCGAGTTTGATAAAGCACGTGATCATCATGGTGCAGGAGAATCGCAGTTTCGACGATTTTTTTGCGACATTTCCCGGTGCCGATGGGACGACAACCGGAAAAACTAAGAAGGGGACGATCAAGCTCAAAGCAGTCGATTTGGAGTCGCCGTGCGATTTCGGCCATTCGCGACAAGGCTTCGTGACCGATTACGACGACGGAAAGATGGACGGTTTTGAGGACGAAGGCCAACTTCACTGCAACGGGTTGGCGGGAAAGCGACCGTACCAATACGTGAAGCCGGCGCAGATTGCTCCCTATTGGGACATCGCCAAGGATTACGTGCTCGCCGACGAGACGTTCCAAACACAAGGCAGCGGCAGCTTTACGGCGCACCAGGATCTCATTCGCGGCGGCACGACGTTCGATCAAGCACAAACTGAAAGTTTGGTGGACGATCCGTCGGCGTCGCCGTGGGGCTGCGACGCGCCGCAGGGAACCGTTACGCCGTACTTGTTGTGGAGCGGTAGTGCGATCACGCGGCATGCTAACGGCCCAGCGCCCTGCACTCACGATTTTCCGGGATCGGGCGAATACTATCAGACGTTGCGCGACTTGCTCGACGCAAAATCGGTATCGTGGAAGTACTACACACCTCCGGTGAGCGGCTCCGGCCGCTACTGGAGCGCCTTCGACGCGATCTATCCCGTGCGGTATGGCCCTGAATGGAAAACGAACGTTTCGACTCCCGAAACAAACATCTTTACCGATATTTCCGGGCAATCGCTTCCCTCAGTATCGTGGTTGATTCCCGACGAAGGCAACTCCGATCATCCCGGCCCCGGAGTGGATCAGGGACCGTCGTGGGTTGCCAGCGTGGTCAATGCCATCGGAGAGAGCTCCTATTATTGGCCGAATACCGCAATCGTGATCGTTTGGGACGACTGGGGCGGATTTTACGATCACGTGCCACCGCCGATCTCAGATCATTGGGGAGGCCTGGGATTTCGCGTGCCGATGCTGATCGTATCGCCGTACGCGCGCGAGGCGACGCCGAGCACGCCCGGCTACATTTCGCCGACGCAGTACGAATTCGGAAGCATTCTGCGCTTCGTGGAAGATAATTGGAATCTGGGCCGGCTGGGAACGACGGATAAGCGCGCAAACAGCATCGCCGACTCTTTCGATTTCAAGCAAAAGCAGCGCGCCTTCATTCAGATTCCCTCCAGCCGTTCGCGCTCGTATTTCATGCACGAGCGGCCGTCGTACCGCCCGGTGGATACGGAGTAGGCGGCGCTACGGGGTCGACGGCAGACAGCCGTTAGGAACGGCCTTGCAGCTGGTGATTCCGGTGGGGGCTTGGCCGGTGGCAAAGGGTGAGCCCGGAACGGGCGTCAGCATTCCCGAGCGCGCGTCGATGGAGAAGGCCGACACATCGTTCGCACCGGTATTGGTTACGTAAACAAAGCGGTTTGATGGGTCGACTACGACGTCGAAAGGCGTGCTGCCGACGCTGTATGGCGAGCCCGCTACCGCGATTAACGCACCGGTTGCCGGATCGATGCGATACGCCGAAACGTTGTACGAACTATTGTTGGCGACGTACGCGAAGCCGTTCTTGGCGTCGGCGACGCCGATCGGCGCGGAACCTGCGCTAAACGGCGATCCCGGCGCTTGGGTCAGTGCGCCCGTCGAAGCATCGATCGTGTACGCGGAAACGGCGCCGCTCAAAAAATCGGTGACTTGGAGAAATTTGCCATTTTGCGTCACTGCTACGCCGTAGGGCCACGCGCCGGCGGCGAACGGCGAGCCGGCAATCGCGGTGAGAGCGCCGGTTGTTTCGTCGATCTGATAGGCTGAAACTGCGGCGTCTTTGAGGTTGGCAACGTAGGCATACGGCGCTTTCGGATCGACGGCGATATATTCGGGACCATCGGCAGTTGGAAACGGCGAACTTTTCAATGCTTTTAGTGCACCGGTTTGTTGGTCGATGGCGTAGCCGGAGATGTCGGTGGAGTCGAAGTTGGTAACGTAGGCGAACTTGCCATGATTGTCGATCCCAACGTCGTGCGGAAGCATGCCCGCTTTGAACGGCGAACCTGGAATCTTTGTCAATGCTCCAGTTTGTGGATTCACGGCAAATGCAGTGACGTTGTGCGATTCATTGTTCGGAACATAGGCAAACTTGCCGGTGGGATCGATCGTGATGTTGTTGGGGCCTTTGCCCGTGTGGAACGATCCCGAGACGCTTGTAAGCGCACCGGTCGCCGTGTCGATCGAATACGCCGCGATCGCGTTGGAGTTTGAGTCGACGACATACAAGAACTCCGCGCTCGCCTTCGCCGCCGCTGAGGAAGCGAACGTTGACGTCGCTTGCGGTGGCACCCCTCCCGCACAGGCAGAGAAGAGGGCAGCGACTGCTGCACCGACCGCCGCGTGCAATATGGGACGCGATGCTTTTGCTTTCGTCATTCGGGCCATGTGCGGCGGCGCATGGGTCGCGCCCTTGTCTCGTGCCCTTCGACAGGCGCACGATGATAATTTTAGCTCAGGATGATCCTTCGACAGGCTCGCCCTTCGACAAGCTCAGGATGACACGGAGGGTGAAAAGGCGAGGCCGCGGTTCTCTTTTCGGACTCGATAGCCGATCGCGGTTAGGATCAAGACGCACGTCACGATAACGGCGGCTGCGACGGCGAGGGCGGCGGCATAGTTTGGCGCGCCGCCGGCCGGCGCGAGTTTTATTGCGAGAATCGCTTCGATCTGCGGCACGCCGGCAGCAATGAGATTTCCGAACTGATATGTGAATCCGGGAAACGTTCCGCGGACGTCGGCCGGCGAGAGCTCGTTGAGGTGCGCGGGGATCACGCCCCAGCAGCCTTGCACGGCCAGCTGCATCACGAAGACGCCTGCCGCCAGCGCTACTGCGGTGTGGCTAAGCGCCCAGAGCGGGATCGCGCAGCCGGCCAGCGCGGCCGCAGTCATGACCATAAGGCGGCGCCCATAGCGTTCGGAAATTGCACCCATGGCCGTCGAGCCGCAGATCGCGCCGATCGCACCGATGATGGCCAAGAGTGACGTGGCACCGGGCGCGAAGCCGTGTTGCTTCTGCAAGAAGGTGGCGTAAAGATCTTGCGTGCCGTGCGACAGGGCATTGAGTGCAGCCATGAAGGCGATAGCGTAGACGAAAAGCGGCCAGTGCGCCGCGAGACTCTTGAGCAAGAAGCGCGGCGTGGCCCCGATCTTTTGCGCGCGACCGGCGAGCCACACGGGCGACTCGGGAACGCCGGAGCGAATGTAGAGAATCAGCAGCGCGGGCAATGCGCCTAACACGAAGAGCGCGCGCCAGTCCCAATGCGTGAACGTGAAGACGCCGTAGTAGGCTGCTGCGGCAAGCAAAAAGCCGCACATGTAGCCGCTTTGGAGCATGCCGCCGATAAAGCCGCGCCGATGTGCCGGTAGCGATTCCATCGTCAGGGCCGCGCCGAGTCCCCATTCGCCGCCC
This Candidatus Eremiobacterota bacterium DNA region includes the following protein-coding sequences:
- a CDS encoding beta-propeller fold lactonase family protein, encoding MHAAVGAAVAALFSACAGGVPPQATSTFASSAAAKASAEFLYVVDSNSNAIAAYSIDTATGALTSVSGSFHTGKGPNNITIDPTGKFAYVPNNESHNVTAFAVNPQTGALTKIPGSPFKAGMLPHDVGIDNHGKFAYVTNFDSTDISGYAIDQQTGALKALKSSPFPTADGPEYIAVDPKAPYAYVANLKDAAVSAYQIDETTGALTAIAGSPFAAGAWPYGVAVTQNGKFLQVTDFLSGAVSAYTIDASTGALTQAPGSPFSAGSAPIGVADAKNGFAYVANNSSYNVSAYRIDPATGALIAVAGSPYSVGSTPFDVVVDPSNRFVYVTNTGANDVSAFSIDARSGMLTPVPGSPFATGQAPTGITSCKAVPNGCLPSTP
- a CDS encoding MFS transporter, coding for MSARYAKSASVTPAARRTFIASFLGWMLDAFDFLLLTFVITRIATTFNKSVAEVAVAITLTLACRPIGALFFGWLGDRYGRRTPLMIDIGFYSLIQLLTAFSPNFATFLILRALYGVAMGGEWGLGAALTMESLPAHRRGFIGGMLQSGYMCGFLLAAAAYYGVFTFTHWDWRALFVLGALPALLILYIRSGVPESPVWLAGRAQKIGATPRFLLKSLAAHWPLFVYAIAFMAALNALSHGTQDLYATFLQKQHGFAPGATSLLAIIGAIGAICGSTAMGAISERYGRRLMVMTAAALAGCAIPLWALSHTAVALAAGVFVMQLAVQGCWGVIPAHLNELSPADVRGTFPGFTYQFGNLIAAGVPQIEAILAIKLAPAGGAPNYAAALAVAAAVIVTCVLILTAIGYRVRKENRGLAFSPSVSS